A stretch of DNA from Leptospira wolffii serovar Khorat str. Khorat-H2:
TCTCCCGATAGAGTTTTTCCGTTTCTTCATCGAAGCAAACGAGGGCTAATTTTCTAGGAAAATGTTCCTTATGCGCGATTATAGTCCGGATCGCGATCGGAGCCGCTAGTTCTTTAGGATAAGAGAATATACCAGTGCTGATACTGGGGACCGCCAAGGAATCGAATCCTCTTTCTTGGGCGATGGTCAGGATATTCTTATAGCAGCTCTCCAGCAAGGAGGCTTCCCAAAAATCTCCTCCCTTCCAGACGGGCCCGACCGCGTGGATCACGTATTTGGCGGGAAG
This window harbors:
- a CDS encoding O-acetyl-ADP-ribose deacetylase — translated: MEIYLWKGDITTVQTDAIVNAANSSLLRGGGVDGAIHRAGGPKIAEECRILKLKKYPEGLPTGQCALTSGGELPAKYVIHAVGPVWKGGDFWEASLLESCYKNILTIAQERGFDSLAVPSISTGIFSYPKELAAPIAIRTIIAHKEHFPRKLALVCFDEETEKLYRENLVSLGVDFIEGIF